From the genome of Fusobacterium varium, one region includes:
- a CDS encoding LexA repressor, with amino-acid sequence MEKKKEFSKYLENFMKKNGYNLEQISRETGVPVATIGHYKTGRRTPKNDFIDKFVSGFNLNSQEKKEITMAIAIDRTPEVIKDNIFDLKNVKPIKLMEVPLFSSVSAGLGRETIAEPIDFISIPKISGNNIVAILVQGDSMEDTILDGSIVVVNTELMPEIGEIGVFLTKGSDHADGLVKRLKYKNGEYVLESDNKEYDDLRIENSDITAYGKVIQIINNTTKRRKDPLMSYIDKLDIHEREMIESMLKGLIEKKKETK; translated from the coding sequence ATGGAGAAAAAGAAGGAGTTTTCAAAATATCTTGAGAATTTTATGAAAAAAAATGGATATAACTTAGAACAGATTTCAAGAGAAACAGGGGTTCCAGTAGCTACAATAGGACACTATAAGACAGGAAGAAGAACTCCTAAAAATGATTTTATTGATAAATTTGTTTCTGGATTCAATTTAAATTCACAAGAAAAAAAAGAAATTACAATGGCAATAGCTATTGATAGAACACCTGAAGTTATTAAAGATAATATCTTTGATTTAAAAAATGTGAAGCCTATAAAGTTGATGGAAGTTCCACTATTTTCAAGTGTTTCAGCTGGTCTTGGGAGAGAAACTATTGCTGAGCCTATTGATTTTATTTCAATACCAAAAATATCAGGAAATAATATAGTGGCTATTTTGGTGCAGGGAGATTCTATGGAAGATACCATTTTAGATGGGTCTATTGTAGTTGTAAATACAGAGTTAATGCCAGAAATAGGAGAGATTGGAGTATTTTTAACTAAGGGAAGCGATCATGCTGATGGATTGGTAAAAAGATTAAAATATAAAAATGGTGAATATGTATTGGAAAGTGACAATAAAGAATATGATGATTTGAGAATAGAAAATAGTGATATTACAGCTTATGGAAAAGTAATCCAAATAATAAATAATACAACTAAAAGAAGAAAAGATCCTTTAATGTCATATATAGATAAATTGGATATTCATGAAAGAGAAATGATAGAAAGTATGCTAAAAGGGTTGATTGAAAAGAAAAAAGAAACTAAATAA
- the pgk gene encoding Phosphoglycerate kinase yields MAKKIVTDLDVKGKKVLMRVDFNVPMKDGKITDDNRIVAALPTIKYVLENGGKVIAFSHLGKVKTEEDLAKKSLKVVSERLAELLGQPVKFVPATRGAELEAAVADLKDGEIMMFENTRFEDLDGKKESKNDPELGKYWASLGDVFVNDAFGTAHRAHASNVGIAANIGEGKTAAGFLMEKEIKFIGGAVDAPERPLVAILGGAKVSDKIGVIENLLVKADKVLVGGAMMFTFLKALGKNTGTSLVEEDKVELAKELLAKANGKLILPIDAVVAKEFNNDAPHRTVSVDAIPADEMGLDVGAGTVELFTKEINGAKTVVWNGPMGVFEMPSYAKGTIGVCEAIANLKGATTIIGGGDSAAAAISLGYADKFTHISTGGGASLEYLEGKKLPGVESISNK; encoded by the coding sequence ATGGCTAAGAAGATAGTAACAGATTTAGATGTTAAAGGTAAAAAAGTATTAATGAGAGTAGATTTTAATGTACCTATGAAAGATGGAAAAATAACTGATGACAACAGAATAGTTGCAGCTCTTCCAACTATCAAATATGTACTTGAAAATGGAGGAAAGGTAATAGCTTTTTCTCACTTAGGAAAAGTAAAAACTGAAGAGGATCTAGCTAAAAAATCTCTGAAAGTAGTTTCTGAAAGATTAGCTGAACTTTTAGGGCAGCCAGTTAAATTTGTCCCTGCAACAAGAGGTGCTGAATTAGAAGCAGCAGTTGCTGACCTAAAAGATGGAGAAATTATGATGTTTGAAAATACAAGATTTGAAGACCTTGATGGTAAAAAAGAATCTAAAAATGATCCAGAATTAGGAAAATATTGGGCATCTTTAGGAGATGTTTTTGTAAATGATGCATTTGGAACTGCTCACAGAGCGCATGCTTCAAATGTAGGAATAGCAGCAAATATTGGTGAAGGAAAAACAGCAGCAGGATTCTTAATGGAAAAAGAAATAAAATTCATAGGAGGAGCTGTTGACGCACCAGAAAGACCTCTAGTAGCAATATTAGGAGGGGCTAAAGTTTCTGATAAAATAGGAGTTATAGAAAATCTACTAGTTAAAGCTGATAAAGTTTTAGTTGGTGGAGCTATGATGTTTACTTTCTTAAAAGCTTTAGGAAAAAATACGGGAACTTCATTAGTTGAGGAAGATAAAGTTGAATTGGCAAAAGAATTACTAGCTAAAGCAAATGGAAAACTTATACTTCCAATAGATGCTGTAGTAGCAAAAGAATTTAATAATGATGCACCTCATAGAACTGTATCAGTAGATGCAATACCTGCTGATGAAATGGGACTTGATGTTGGAGCTGGAACTGTTGAATTATTTACAAAAGAAATCAATGGAGCTAAAACAGTAGTATGGAATGGACCAATGGGTGTATTTGAAATGCCTAGTTATGCAAAAGGAACTATAGGAGTATGTGAAGCTATAGCTAATCTTAAAGGAGCAACTACTATTATAGGAGGAGGAGATTCAGCAGCAGCAGCAATAAGCTTAGGATATGCTGATAAATTTACTCATATTTCTACTGGTGGAGGAGCTTCTCTAGAATATTTAGAAGGTAAAAAGTTACCAGGTGTAGAATCTATTTCTAATAAATAA
- the gap gene encoding Glyceraldehyde-3-phosphate dehydrogenase, whose protein sequence is MAVKVAINGFGRIGRLALRLMVENPEFDVVAINDLTDAHMLAHLFKYDSAQGRFNGTIEVKEDAFVVNGHTIKTFAQADPKNLPWGDLGVDVVLECTGFFTKKEKAEDHIKAGAKKVVISAPATGDLKTVVYNVNDDILDGTETVISGASCTTNCLAPMAKVLEDNYGIVEGLMTTIHAYTNDQNTLDGPHKKGDLRRARAAAANIVPNTTGAAKAIGLVIPALKGKLDGAAQRVPVITGSLTELVTVLNKPVTVEEINAAMKAATNESFGYTEEELVSSDIIGIHYGSLFDATQTRVMTVGDRQLVKTVAWYDNEMSYTSQLIRTLKKFVELSK, encoded by the coding sequence ATGGCAGTTAAAGTAGCAATTAACGGATTTGGAAGAATTGGAAGATTAGCATTAAGATTAATGGTTGAGAACCCAGAATTTGATGTTGTAGCAATTAATGACTTAACAGATGCACATATGTTGGCACACTTATTTAAATATGATTCAGCTCAAGGAAGATTCAATGGAACTATTGAAGTTAAAGAAGATGCTTTTGTAGTTAATGGACATACAATCAAAACTTTTGCACAAGCTGATCCTAAAAACTTACCATGGGGAGATTTAGGAGTAGATGTAGTTCTTGAATGTACTGGATTCTTTACTAAAAAAGAAAAAGCAGAAGATCATATTAAAGCAGGAGCTAAAAAAGTTGTTATTTCTGCACCAGCAACTGGAGATCTTAAAACTGTAGTTTATAATGTAAATGATGATATTCTTGATGGAACAGAAACAGTTATCTCTGGAGCTTCTTGTACTACTAACTGTTTAGCACCTATGGCTAAAGTATTAGAAGACAATTATGGAATTGTAGAAGGATTAATGACTACTATCCATGCTTACACTAATGACCAAAATACACTTGATGGACCACATAAAAAAGGAGATCTTAGAAGAGCAAGAGCTGCTGCTGCTAACATTGTTCCTAATACAACTGGAGCTGCAAAAGCTATTGGATTAGTAATTCCAGCTTTAAAAGGAAAATTAGATGGAGCTGCACAAAGAGTTCCTGTAATTACTGGATCATTAACTGAACTTGTAACAGTTCTTAATAAACCAGTAACTGTAGAAGAAATAAATGCTGCAATGAAAGCTGCTACTAATGAATCTTTTGGATATACTGAAGAAGAATTAGTATCTAGTGATATCATTGGAATCCACTATGGATCTCTATTTGATGCAACTCAAACAAGAGTAATGACAGTAGGAGATAGACAATTAGTTAAAACTGTTGCTTGGTATGACAATGAAATGTCTTACACTTCTCAATTAATTAGAACTCTTAAAAAATTCGTAGAATTATCTAAATAA
- the hemA_2 gene encoding Glutamyl-tRNA reductase, with product MNLDKLVVFGISHKELSMSEREEFIHQNPEQIINSLLSSKKIEGYVNLSTCLRVEFYLQVAENFSLEELLECFSFRKGIFTKSGEAAAKYLFKVSCGFYSVIKGEDQILAQIKKLIHFLWKTILLLKYLILYSIKL from the coding sequence ATGAATTTAGATAAACTTGTTGTCTTTGGTATATCTCATAAAGAATTAAGTATGTCTGAACGTGAAGAATTTATTCATCAGAATCCTGAACAGATTATCAATTCTCTCCTGTCTTCAAAGAAGATAGAAGGTTATGTTAACCTTTCAACTTGTCTGAGGGTAGAATTCTATCTTCAAGTTGCAGAAAACTTTTCACTAGAAGAACTTTTAGAATGTTTTTCTTTTAGAAAAGGAATATTTACAAAATCAGGTGAGGCTGCTGCCAAATATCTTTTTAAAGTAAGTTGTGGTTTCTATTCTGTCATAAAAGGAGAAGATCAGATACTGGCTCAAATAAAAAAGCTCATACACTTTCTATGGAAAACAATACTTCTTCTAAAATACTTAATATTGTATTCAATAAAGCTATAG
- a CDS encoding Uncharacterized conserved protein, with protein sequence MNEVLNFLKNNPVQFFATVGLDNKPKVRPFQFMLEKNGKLFFCTSNQKEVYKEIKNNPYVELCSSTPKAVWVRIHGKVVFDNDINIKSEIIESSSLVKSIYQTPDNPAFEIFYLEEAEAVFYDFSGNPPKKYSL encoded by the coding sequence ATGAATGAAGTATTAAATTTTTTAAAAAATAATCCTGTACAGTTTTTTGCTACTGTTGGTCTAGATAACAAACCAAAAGTTCGCCCATTTCAATTTATGTTAGAAAAAAATGGGAAACTATTTTTCTGTACTTCAAATCAAAAAGAAGTCTATAAAGAAATTAAAAATAATCCATATGTAGAACTATGTTCTTCTACTCCAAAGGCAGTATGGGTGAGAATTCATGGAAAAGTTGTTTTTGATAATGATATAAATATAAAATCAGAAATAATAGAAAGTAGCTCTCTTGTAAAGTCAATTTATCAAACACCTGATAACCCTGCTTTTGAAATATTCTACTTGGAGGAAGCAGAGGCTGTATTCTATGATTTTTCTGGAAATCCTCCTAAAAAATATTCTCTATAA
- the rluD_3 gene encoding Ribosomal large subunit pseudouridine synthase D yields MKKFIIEPEYDGYEIGTYLKETKGYSGRGLRNLEIYLNGKRVKNNSKKVRKLNRLLIKEKDKETGIIPMEIPIKVAYEDKNILLIDKEPYIIVHPTQKKVDKTLANGVVNYFLKTTRKIMVPRFYNRLDMNTSGLIIVAKNSYAQSFLQEKGIVNKFYKAIVKGIIEKDEFLIDKPIGKVGDDLRRREISVENGGQEAQTKIKVIKRLKDLTLIEAELLTGRTHQIRAHMALEGYPLLGDELYGGEDKRAKRQMLHSYKTQFSDIETGELKTVEIDIPDDMKSILSEE; encoded by the coding sequence ATGAAAAAATTTATAATAGAACCAGAATATGATGGTTATGAAATAGGTACGTATCTTAAAGAAACAAAAGGATATTCTGGAAGAGGATTGAGAAATTTAGAAATATATCTTAATGGAAAAAGAGTAAAGAACAACAGTAAAAAAGTTAGAAAGTTAAATAGGCTTTTAATAAAGGAAAAGGATAAGGAAACTGGAATAATACCTATGGAGATACCAATAAAGGTAGCTTATGAGGATAAGAATATACTTCTTATAGACAAAGAACCATATATAATAGTACACCCTACTCAGAAAAAGGTAGATAAAACACTGGCAAATGGTGTGGTAAACTACTTTTTAAAAACAACAAGGAAAATAATGGTCCCAAGATTTTACAACAGATTGGATATGAATACATCAGGTCTTATTATAGTAGCTAAAAATTCTTATGCACAATCTTTTCTCCAAGAAAAAGGGATAGTAAATAAATTCTATAAAGCTATAGTAAAAGGAATAATAGAAAAAGATGAATTTCTTATAGATAAGCCCATTGGAAAAGTGGGAGATGATTTAAGAAGAAGAGAGATATCTGTGGAAAATGGTGGACAGGAAGCTCAAACTAAAATAAAAGTTATAAAAAGATTAAAAGACTTAACTTTAATAGAAGCTGAACTTCTTACAGGAAGAACACATCAGATTAGAGCACATATGGCTTTGGAAGGATATCCTCTTTTAGGAGATGAACTTTATGGTGGAGAAGATAAAAGAGCAAAAAGGCAGATGCTTCATTCATATAAAACACAATTTTCGGATATAGAAACAGGAGAGCTTAAAACAGTGGAAATAGATATTCCTGATGATATGAAAAGCATATTATCAGAAGAATAA
- the dacB gene encoding D-alanyl-D-alanine carboxypeptidase dacB precursor yields the protein MKKRVCLWVVLLGIILSSCTKLPVSSGELSSQPKIVKEFVGAEIVEHGDLSFHVVDLKTGKVVADHRGEKALVPASVMKVVTSGAALEVMGGNKTLETKLMYEGKIDKNGILKGDLYIQGGGDPTLGSDGIAADPEAFLADWVKEMKKAGVNSIKGDIIVLDDLFGYEGIPGKWLWEDMGTDYAPGTYGISIFDNLYTLYLSSGKPGTTPKIVGTKPQMKDLTFDNHVVVSPDGKRDIYVRGVPFENKRGFYGIVPENKAEITIKSDIPDPGLFLGQYFSNYIKKNGIKFDGKVTTARLTSKRPKNAVTIAVTESAPVSEIVKVLLTRSDNHYAEHLFQLLEKVEGVNVMEFWKEKGLDVDSLTMKDGSGLSRGDTLSAKLLTDILAYMAERKELKFEELLPIAGQDGTVAKFLKETPLSGNARIKSGSMSGIQSYAGYLEKDGKRYAFAIIVNHWNGDRTDLRNEMEKLLNGLF from the coding sequence ATGAAAAAAAGAGTTTGTTTGTGGGTTGTACTTTTAGGAATCATTTTAAGTAGTTGTACAAAATTACCAGTATCTTCTGGGGAATTATCCAGTCAGCCAAAAATTGTAAAGGAATTTGTTGGGGCTGAAATTGTTGAACATGGGGATTTAAGTTTTCATGTTGTTGATTTAAAAACAGGGAAAGTAGTAGCAGACCATAGAGGAGAAAAGGCTCTAGTTCCTGCATCAGTTATGAAAGTAGTAACTTCAGGTGCAGCTCTTGAAGTTATGGGAGGAAATAAAACTTTAGAAACAAAACTTATGTATGAAGGAAAAATTGATAAAAATGGAATTTTAAAAGGAGACTTGTATATTCAAGGTGGAGGAGATCCTACACTTGGTTCTGATGGAATTGCAGCAGACCCAGAAGCTTTTCTGGCAGATTGGGTAAAAGAAATGAAAAAAGCTGGAGTAAATTCTATAAAAGGGGATATTATAGTTTTAGATGATCTTTTTGGGTATGAAGGAATACCTGGAAAATGGCTTTGGGAAGATATGGGTACTGATTATGCACCTGGAACTTATGGAATCAGTATTTTTGATAATCTATACACTCTATATTTAAGTTCAGGAAAACCAGGAACTACTCCTAAAATCGTTGGAACTAAACCTCAGATGAAAGATTTGACTTTTGATAATCATGTTGTTGTATCACCAGATGGTAAAAGAGATATTTATGTAAGAGGAGTTCCATTTGAAAATAAAAGAGGATTTTATGGTATAGTACCAGAAAACAAAGCAGAAATCACTATTAAAAGCGATATACCTGATCCTGGGCTTTTCCTTGGGCAATATTTTTCAAATTATATAAAGAAAAATGGTATAAAATTTGATGGAAAAGTAACTACTGCTAGATTGACATCAAAAAGACCTAAGAATGCAGTGACAATTGCTGTGACAGAATCAGCTCCAGTTTCAGAAATTGTAAAAGTATTACTTACTAGAAGTGATAATCACTATGCAGAACATTTATTTCAACTTTTAGAAAAAGTAGAAGGGGTAAATGTTATGGAATTTTGGAAAGAAAAAGGGTTAGACGTAGACTCTCTGACTATGAAAGATGGAAGTGGACTTTCTCGTGGAGATACACTTTCAGCTAAGTTATTAACTGATATTCTAGCTTATATGGCTGAGAGAAAAGAACTTAAGTTTGAAGAGTTACTTCCAATAGCAGGGCAAGATGGAACAGTAGCAAAATTTTTGAAAGAAACACCTCTAAGTGGGAATGCAAGAATAAAGAGTGGAAGTATGAGTGGAATTCAATCATATGCAGGATATTTAGAAAAAGATGGGAAAAGATATGCTTTTGCTATAATAGTAAATCATTGGAATGGAGATCGTACAGATTTAAGAAATGAAATGGAGAAATTATTGAATGGTTTATTTTAA
- the rssA_3 gene encoding NTE family protein rssA yields MKIGLVLEGGGMRGVYTVGVLDAFTKHNFMPDYLIGVSAGASNGVSYISGQKGRALRTNTEYINDKRYLSFYNLLTKGSLFGMDFLYDELPKTIDPFDYDAFFANPCDFKVGVTNAETGKAEFYGKDSLKDGSTVLKASASIPLVAPVVEYKGKKYLDGGTSSPIPVNEALKDGCDKLIVVLTRYRKFVKPAIKFQTFCSLIMRKYPAMKELLKRHHIVYKENQKEVARLEKEGKAWVIAPEKPLVIDRFEKNKDKLLVAYRQGFIDGEKF; encoded by the coding sequence ATGAAAATAGGCTTAGTATTAGAAGGTGGTGGAATGAGAGGGGTATATACAGTTGGAGTGCTAGATGCTTTTACTAAACATAATTTTATGCCAGATTATCTGATCGGTGTATCAGCTGGAGCTTCAAATGGAGTATCATACATATCAGGACAAAAAGGAAGAGCTCTTCGTACAAATACTGAATATATAAATGATAAAAGATATTTGAGTTTTTATAATCTATTGACAAAAGGCTCACTTTTTGGAATGGATTTTTTATATGATGAACTTCCTAAAACTATAGATCCTTTTGATTATGATGCTTTTTTTGCTAATCCTTGTGATTTTAAAGTTGGAGTAACAAATGCAGAAACAGGGAAGGCAGAATTTTATGGAAAAGATTCTTTAAAAGATGGCAGTACAGTACTTAAAGCATCAGCTTCTATCCCTCTTGTAGCTCCTGTTGTAGAGTATAAAGGGAAGAAATATCTTGATGGAGGAACATCAAGCCCCATACCAGTAAATGAAGCTTTGAAAGATGGCTGTGATAAACTTATTGTTGTACTTACAAGATATAGAAAATTCGTAAAACCTGCTATAAAATTTCAAACTTTTTGTTCTTTGATAATGAGAAAATATCCAGCAATGAAGGAACTATTGAAAAGACATCATATAGTATATAAAGAAAATCAAAAAGAGGTAGCAAGATTGGAAAAAGAGGGAAAAGCTTGGGTAATAGCTCCAGAAAAACCTCTTGTAATAGATAGATTTGAAAAAAATAAAGATAAACTTCTTGTGGCATATCGTCAGGGATTTATAGATGGAGAAAAATTTTAG
- the hemA_1 gene encoding Glutamyl-tRNA reductase — translation MENNTSSKILNIVFNKAIELGKKFRTESKVCHNALSLEAISLKFIKESIGFLSDKKVLILGVGDLAQAILYLLVKENVKNITITNRSHHKALEVQSLFDVDVISFECKNTAAVESDVIISATSAPHLVLKSEEIVPYLHNDKKYTFLDLAVPRDIEETIGSLENVSLFNLDDIWNVYNKNLETRDSLMNSYSYLVDKQIINLKKWFQYYDERTV, via the coding sequence ATGGAAAACAATACTTCTTCTAAAATACTTAATATTGTATTCAATAAAGCTATAGAGCTTGGAAAAAAATTCAGGACTGAAAGCAAAGTGTGTCATAACGCCCTTTCTCTCGAAGCTATTTCTTTAAAGTTTATAAAAGAATCTATTGGTTTTCTCTCTGATAAAAAAGTTCTTATTCTTGGAGTTGGAGATTTAGCACAAGCTATACTTTATCTTTTAGTAAAAGAAAATGTAAAAAATATAACAATAACTAACAGAAGTCATCATAAGGCTTTAGAAGTACAAAGTTTATTTGATGTAGATGTTATTAGTTTCGAGTGTAAAAATACTGCTGCTGTAGAAAGTGATGTAATAATAAGTGCTACTTCTGCACCTCATCTGGTACTAAAATCTGAAGAGATAGTTCCTTATCTCCATAATGATAAAAAATATACATTTCTTGATCTCGCCGTTCCTCGAGATATAGAAGAAACGATAGGTTCTCTTGAAAATGTTTCTCTTTTTAATCTTGATGACATCTGGAATGTGTATAATAAAAATTTAGAAACAAGAGATTCTCTAATGAATAGTTACAGTTATCTTGTTGATAAACAAATAATAAATCTAAAAAAATGGTTTCAATATTATGATGAAAGGACTGTATAA
- a CDS encoding Predicted NADH:ubiquinone oxidoreductase, subunit RnfG, whose translation MESKVEKIRKYCVIGFIIVGLACIFVEKSQGPKKYIGTAEGFDSEVRVEILAKKNGKGELRITDIICTHGDTEAIAGPAVESLIATIKSTQDIESLDTVAGATYTSEGFIDAMKDACSKVE comes from the coding sequence ATGGAGAGTAAGGTAGAAAAAATAAGAAAGTATTGTGTAATAGGATTTATAATAGTAGGATTAGCTTGTATATTTGTAGAAAAATCACAAGGACCTAAAAAATATATAGGAACTGCTGAGGGGTTTGACAGTGAAGTGAGAGTTGAAATATTGGCTAAAAAAAATGGAAAAGGAGAACTTAGAATAACAGATATAATATGTACTCATGGGGATACTGAAGCCATTGCAGGACCTGCTGTTGAAAGCCTGATAGCTACAATTAAATCTACACAGGATATAGAATCTCTTGATACAGTTGCAGGGGCAACTTATACTTCTGAAGGATTTATAGATGCAATGAAAGATGCTTGTTCAAAAGTAGAATAA
- a CDS encoding putative DMT superfamily transporter inner membrane protein translates to MKDNKNEKIKIISSVTLAIVALVWGTTFAVIKDTLSIVQPFSLMMLRFGFSALLLSILYIGKIRKARIKDIKNGGIIGIFMFLAFYFMIISIKNTTASKVSFIIGAYVLIVPFLAWVINKKKPDKYAVTGAVLATVGLGFLTIEKGIDFNVWDIAAVCCSFFFAAHMIAIEKYGKDSDPILATVIQFIVTAGIFVLLTGCFEGYDFSILPRIKWTLGYLVVISTVIPFAIQTAVQKYISSTSTALILTLQSVFGAVFAVWYLDERMTFQMGIGCVLVFVAIVTQETKWKFLTKKD, encoded by the coding sequence ATGAAAGATAATAAAAATGAAAAAATAAAGATAATATCTTCTGTAACATTAGCAATTGTAGCTTTAGTATGGGGGACTACTTTTGCTGTGATAAAAGATACCTTAAGTATTGTTCAGCCATTTTCACTTATGATGCTGAGGTTTGGATTTTCAGCCCTGCTTCTTTCTATTCTTTACATAGGAAAAATAAGAAAGGCAAGAATAAAGGATATAAAAAACGGAGGTATAATAGGAATATTTATGTTTCTGGCATTTTATTTTATGATAATAAGTATAAAGAATACAACGGCCTCTAAAGTATCTTTTATAATAGGAGCCTATGTACTTATAGTTCCATTTCTTGCATGGGTAATAAATAAAAAAAAGCCAGATAAATATGCTGTTACAGGAGCTGTCTTAGCGACTGTTGGATTAGGGTTTTTAACAATTGAAAAAGGAATTGATTTTAATGTCTGGGACATAGCAGCAGTCTGCTGTTCATTTTTCTTTGCTGCACACATGATAGCAATTGAGAAGTATGGAAAGGACTCTGATCCAATACTTGCTACTGTAATCCAATTTATAGTAACAGCGGGAATATTTGTCCTTCTTACAGGATGTTTTGAAGGATATGATTTTTCTATTCTCCCTAGAATAAAATGGACTTTAGGTTATCTTGTAGTTATAAGTACAGTTATACCTTTTGCTATACAGACTGCTGTGCAAAAATATATTTCTTCTACCAGCACTGCATTAATATTAACTCTTCAATCAGTTTTTGGAGCTGTTTTTGCAGTTTGGTATCTTGATGAAAGAATGACTTTTCAAATGGGAATAGGGTGTGTATTGGTGTTTGTAGCAATAGTTACACAAGAAACAAAATGGAAGTTTTTAACTAAAAAAGATTAG
- the yybR gene encoding Uncharacterized HTH-type transcriptional regulator yybR codes for MKKRELPLCPVEITMELIGNKWKVLILRDLMEGTKRFGELRKSIGKITQKVLTQNLRAMEDDGLLERKVFAEVPPRVEYTLTDTGYSLKKILDSMFIWGDEYKKNNY; via the coding sequence ATGAAAAAAAGAGAATTGCCACTATGTCCTGTAGAAATAACTATGGAGCTTATTGGAAATAAGTGGAAGGTATTAATATTGAGAGATCTTATGGAAGGAACAAAAAGATTTGGAGAATTGAGAAAATCAATTGGAAAAATTACTCAAAAAGTCCTCACACAAAATTTAAGAGCTATGGAAGATGATGGATTGCTTGAGAGAAAAGTTTTTGCTGAAGTCCCTCCAAGAGTGGAATATACTCTTACAGATACAGGATATAGTCTAAAAAAAATATTAGATTCAATGTTTATATGGGGAGATGAATATAAGAAAAATAATTACTAG
- a CDS encoding ribosomal-protein-alanine acetyltransferase — MIKEFDGSLKMAEELLLIDSESFRDIPYTPDMLCEKIRKNNCYKVFIYYEENIPVAYLGLLYVSNLHYDGMWVDLIAVRKKFQNRGIGKILLKYAEEKAKESSLEVLTGLVKSDNISSLSMFKNSDFKYDDVGFKLFIKDIKKK; from the coding sequence ATGATAAAAGAGTTTGATGGTTCTTTGAAAATGGCAGAAGAATTATTACTGATAGATAGTGAATCTTTTAGAGATATACCCTATACTCCTGATATGTTGTGTGAAAAAATAAGAAAGAATAATTGTTATAAAGTATTTATATATTATGAGGAAAATATTCCTGTTGCATATTTAGGTCTGCTTTATGTAAGTAATCTTCATTATGATGGAATGTGGGTAGATCTTATAGCTGTAAGAAAGAAATTTCAAAATAGAGGTATAGGAAAAATTCTTTTGAAATATGCAGAAGAAAAAGCTAAAGAAAGCTCTCTTGAGGTGCTGACTGGATTAGTTAAATCTGATAATATATCTTCATTGTCAATGTTTAAAAATTCAGATTTTAAATATGATGATGTTGGATTTAAACTTTTTATAAAGGATATAAAGAAAAAATAA